A DNA window from Mesorhizobium sp. C432A contains the following coding sequences:
- a CDS encoding GMC family oxidoreductase N-terminal domain-containing protein, with amino-acid sequence MTDYIIVGGGSAGCILAARLSEDPDVSVVLLEAGPPDTDRYIHLPVGFFKMTSGPLIWGYDTAPGKEIDGRTMVYPQARVLGGGSSINAQVFTRGCPEDYDGWATENGCAGWSYADVLPYFVRSEGNDTFADAQHGTDGPLGVSSGAPHPLTRIFVKAAQQAGLPFRADFNAGEQAGAGFYQTTTRRGKRSSTAVAYLKPALGRKNLTLRTDASVSRIVVENGRAIGVEIIVNGRTELLRAEREVIVAAGAIGSPKLLMLSGIGPAVHLGHHGIEVVHDSKNVGQNLHDHMDVDVVAELNGPHGIDRYKKKRWQAVAGLEYALFGKGPVASNIVEAGGFWWGDRAEKTPDIQFHFLPGAGVEEGIGSVPGGNGCTLNSYHVRPRSRGSVTLKSADLRDAPIIDPNPFAERYDLERAIDGIEISREILSQPAFARYISREHLPGKAMQGRSALEAFAREHGRSAYHPVGTCRMGGDADSVVDPELRVRGLQGLRVCDSSVMPSIVSSNTNAAVVMIAEKAADLIAGRTLPVA; translated from the coding sequence ATGACGGATTACATCATTGTCGGCGGCGGTTCGGCTGGCTGCATTCTGGCCGCCCGGCTGAGCGAGGACCCGGACGTGTCCGTCGTGCTGCTCGAGGCCGGTCCGCCCGACACCGACCGCTACATCCATCTGCCGGTCGGCTTCTTCAAGATGACGTCGGGGCCGCTGATCTGGGGTTATGACACCGCGCCCGGCAAGGAGATCGATGGCCGCACCATGGTCTATCCGCAGGCCCGCGTGCTGGGCGGCGGCTCCTCGATCAACGCCCAGGTGTTCACCCGCGGCTGCCCTGAGGATTATGACGGCTGGGCGACTGAGAATGGCTGTGCCGGCTGGAGCTATGCCGACGTGCTGCCCTACTTCGTCCGCTCCGAGGGCAACGACACTTTTGCCGATGCGCAGCACGGCACTGACGGCCCGCTCGGCGTCTCCAGCGGCGCGCCGCATCCGCTGACCCGCATCTTCGTCAAGGCGGCGCAGCAGGCGGGCCTTCCTTTCCGCGCCGACTTCAACGCCGGTGAGCAGGCGGGCGCCGGCTTCTACCAGACGACGACGCGTCGGGGGAAACGCTCGAGCACGGCGGTCGCCTATCTGAAGCCGGCGCTCGGCCGCAAGAATCTGACGCTACGCACCGACGCCTCCGTCAGCCGCATCGTGGTCGAGAACGGCCGCGCCATCGGTGTCGAGATCATCGTCAATGGCCGCACCGAACTGCTCCGCGCCGAGCGCGAAGTCATCGTCGCCGCCGGCGCCATCGGCTCGCCGAAATTGCTGATGCTGTCCGGCATCGGCCCGGCCGTGCATCTCGGCCATCACGGCATCGAGGTGGTCCACGATTCCAAAAACGTCGGCCAGAATCTGCACGATCACATGGACGTCGATGTCGTCGCCGAGCTCAACGGACCGCATGGCATCGACCGTTACAAGAAGAAGCGCTGGCAGGCGGTTGCCGGTCTTGAATATGCGCTGTTCGGCAAGGGGCCGGTGGCCTCCAACATCGTCGAGGCCGGCGGCTTCTGGTGGGGCGACCGCGCGGAGAAGACGCCGGACATCCAGTTCCATTTCCTGCCCGGCGCCGGCGTCGAGGAAGGCATCGGCTCGGTTCCCGGCGGCAATGGCTGCACGCTGAACTCCTACCATGTGCGCCCGCGTTCGCGCGGCAGCGTCACGCTCAAGTCCGCGGACCTGCGCGATGCGCCCATCATCGACCCCAACCCGTTCGCCGAGCGCTATGATCTCGAACGCGCCATCGACGGCATCGAGATCAGCCGCGAAATCCTGTCGCAGCCAGCCTTCGCCAGATACATCAGCCGCGAGCATCTGCCCGGCAAGGCGATGCAGGGGCGCTCAGCACTCGAAGCCTTCGCCCGAGAACATGGCCGCAGCGCCTATCACCCAGTCGGCACCTGCCGGATGGGCGGCGATGCCGACAGCGTCGTCGACCCCGAGCTTCGCGTGCGCGGGCTGCAAGGCCTGCGTGTCTGCGACAGCTCGGTCATGCCAAGCATCGTGTCGTCGAACACCAACGCCGCCGTGGTCATGATTGCGGAGAAGGCTGCG
- a CDS encoding sugar ABC transporter substrate-binding protein, with amino-acid sequence MNDTKNFAVNRRTLMMGATAGVAALAMPSVLRAQDKPTLVTSIRSLSNPYHAVWKTGAEAYAKWAGLEHVTLVSEGNSEKGIADIKAMLAKTGGNMVLNSDPNDTPDARPIVEACAKAGAYVVTQWNKPGDLHPKDFNPNYVSHIEFDGIDSGKTIAEILFKTIGGKGGIVALGGLISTTAAIERKKGLDAALAANPDIKLLDFQVANWKSTEAFDLMGNLLTRFGDDIKGIWAANDDMGSGALEALRAENLAGKVPIVGVDGIKTAVDAVRTGEFACTVTSDPFWQGGMGLAIGYNAKIGKFDPTKEPPEHREFYGKAVLISHDNVEEYYKTNVDAKPEIDWNDLWGRVTGAIRT; translated from the coding sequence ATGAACGACACGAAGAATTTTGCGGTCAACCGGCGCACGCTGATGATGGGCGCCACCGCCGGCGTGGCGGCACTCGCCATGCCGAGCGTGCTGCGCGCGCAGGACAAGCCGACGCTGGTGACGTCGATCCGCTCGCTGTCCAACCCCTATCACGCGGTGTGGAAGACCGGCGCGGAAGCGTATGCCAAATGGGCCGGGCTGGAACACGTCACGCTGGTTTCGGAAGGCAACAGCGAGAAGGGCATTGCCGACATCAAGGCGATGCTGGCCAAGACCGGCGGCAACATGGTGCTGAATTCCGATCCCAACGACACGCCCGATGCGCGCCCGATCGTCGAGGCCTGCGCCAAGGCCGGCGCCTATGTGGTGACGCAGTGGAACAAGCCTGGGGATCTGCACCCGAAGGATTTCAACCCGAACTATGTCTCGCATATCGAGTTCGACGGCATCGACAGCGGCAAGACCATCGCCGAGATCCTGTTCAAGACCATTGGCGGCAAGGGCGGCATCGTCGCACTCGGCGGCCTGATCTCGACCACGGCGGCGATCGAACGCAAGAAGGGCCTCGATGCGGCGCTCGCCGCCAACCCGGACATCAAGCTGCTCGACTTCCAGGTCGCCAACTGGAAGTCGACCGAAGCCTTCGACCTGATGGGCAATCTGCTCACCCGCTTCGGCGACGACATCAAGGGCATCTGGGCCGCCAATGACGATATGGGCTCCGGTGCACTGGAAGCGCTGCGTGCCGAAAATCTCGCCGGCAAGGTGCCGATCGTCGGCGTCGACGGCATCAAGACGGCGGTCGATGCGGTGCGCACCGGCGAGTTCGCCTGCACCGTCACTTCGGATCCGTTCTGGCAGGGCGGCATGGGTCTGGCCATCGGCTACAACGCCAAGATCGGCAAGTTCGACCCGACCAAGGAGCCCCCGGAGCACCGCGAGTTCTACGGCAAGGCGGTGCTGATCTCGCACGACAATGTCGAGGAATATTACAAGACCAATGTCGATGCGAAGCCCGAGATCGACTGGAACGATCTGTGGGGCCGGGTCACCGGAGCAATCCGCACCTGA
- a CDS encoding ABC transporter permease yields the protein MTIHTEPLKSVSDIERTTPMTPFPGRIATFLGGRRWRSLAPLAVLIVLCVLIAIANPNFIELRNLVRLANSAAVPLTLAMGLTFIILMGSIDLAVEGTLSVAAMVLVLLAANDGNGNDYGWWAVLAAIAAGTAMGFVSGLIQTMLRIPSFMGTLGMWFIGLGLSVYMLGGTAIKLNDASIRDLALHRFLGLPVAVWVAFGAFLLATVIQYHTKLGRHILAIGGDEDVAKLSGVNVVRVRITAFALAGFFFGIAGVLAAAQLGQSHAVIGDGRLFAAVTAVVVGGTALTGGEGGVVNTLIGVLIVTVLANGMILLGISPYIQQTVQGLMIIAAVALSLDRVRLKIVK from the coding sequence TTGACAATCCATACAGAACCCCTGAAGTCCGTTTCGGACATCGAGCGGACGACGCCCATGACACCGTTCCCCGGCCGCATCGCGACATTCCTGGGCGGCAGGCGCTGGCGCAGCCTGGCGCCGCTGGCGGTGCTGATTGTACTCTGCGTACTCATCGCCATTGCCAACCCCAATTTCATCGAGCTGCGCAATCTGGTGCGGCTTGCGAATTCCGCCGCCGTGCCGCTGACGCTGGCGATGGGGCTGACCTTCATCATCCTGATGGGCAGCATCGACCTCGCAGTCGAAGGCACGCTTTCGGTGGCGGCGATGGTGCTTGTGCTGCTCGCCGCCAATGACGGCAACGGCAACGACTATGGCTGGTGGGCGGTGCTCGCTGCCATCGCCGCCGGCACCGCCATGGGCTTCGTCAGCGGTCTCATCCAGACCATGCTGCGCATCCCGTCCTTCATGGGCACGCTCGGCATGTGGTTCATCGGCCTCGGCCTGTCGGTCTATATGCTGGGCGGCACGGCCATCAAGCTGAACGACGCCTCGATCCGCGACCTGGCCTTGCACCGTTTCCTCGGCCTGCCGGTGGCGGTCTGGGTCGCGTTCGGCGCCTTCCTGCTCGCCACTGTCATCCAGTATCACACCAAGCTCGGCCGCCACATATTGGCGATCGGCGGTGATGAGGATGTCGCCAAGCTCTCCGGCGTCAATGTCGTGCGCGTGCGCATCACCGCTTTTGCGCTGGCCGGGTTCTTCTTCGGCATTGCCGGCGTGCTGGCCGCGGCACAGCTCGGCCAGTCGCACGCCGTCATCGGCGACGGCAGGCTGTTTGCAGCGGTCACCGCAGTGGTCGTCGGCGGCACCGCTTTGACCGGCGGCGAGGGCGGCGTCGTCAACACGCTGATCGGTGTGCTGATCGTCACCGTGCTTGCCAATGGCATGATCCTGCTCGGCATCTCGCCCTACATCCAGCAGACGGTGCAGGGTCTGATGATCATCGCCGCGGTGGCGCTGTCGCTCGACCGTGTCCGCCTGAAAATCGTCAAGTGA
- a CDS encoding sugar ABC transporter ATP-binding protein, with the protein MLQASSIIKNFPGVQALRDVSIEVRPNEVVGLIGENGAGKSTLMRVLAGGYRPDSGSLTLDGEQLRMRNARDAARHGIGMVFQEQSLVLNLTVAENIYLGEEDRFTRFGLVNWRAMNAAARRQLAKIGIDIDVTARTSELTFAARQMVELAKALTLEEVVERQLLILLDEPTSVLNAADIEVLFARVRSLKSRASFVFVSHRLEEVLNISDRVYTMKDGAVVAEHRAAEVTAPELHEIMVGRGLQAEYYREARQLAPRDIVMVEAKGLGANGFYHGVDLSIRAGEIVGIAGVVGSGREEVTRTVGGFVQHDAGEMKIAGDAVRFSSPEPAVRKGIGYVPRERRLEGLVMFLSIAENISLADLSSVMRHGAIDYGKERRLAADWIKRLRIKAPGPDAACRKLSGGNQQKVVLARWMTAGSRILVLDHPTRGLDVGAKEEVYELVRDLSAQGVAILLISDTLEETIGLSHQVLVMRDGAITARFDASPGNKPNQVDLLRAMV; encoded by the coding sequence ATGCTGCAGGCGTCCAGCATCATCAAGAATTTCCCCGGCGTCCAGGCGCTGCGCGACGTCTCAATCGAGGTGCGGCCCAATGAAGTTGTCGGGCTGATCGGCGAGAACGGCGCCGGCAAGTCGACGCTGATGCGGGTGCTGGCCGGCGGCTACCGGCCGGATAGCGGCTCGCTGACGCTGGATGGCGAACAGCTGCGCATGCGCAACGCCCGTGATGCGGCCAGGCATGGCATCGGCATGGTGTTCCAGGAGCAGTCGCTGGTGCTGAACCTGACGGTTGCCGAAAACATCTATCTCGGCGAAGAGGACCGCTTCACCCGCTTCGGCCTCGTCAATTGGCGCGCCATGAACGCGGCGGCGCGGCGGCAACTGGCCAAGATCGGCATCGACATCGACGTCACCGCGCGCACCTCCGAACTCACCTTCGCCGCACGCCAGATGGTCGAGCTCGCCAAGGCGCTGACCTTGGAGGAAGTGGTCGAGCGGCAGTTGCTGATCCTGCTCGACGAGCCGACCTCGGTGCTCAACGCCGCCGACATCGAGGTGCTGTTCGCGCGGGTGCGGTCGCTCAAATCCCGCGCCAGCTTCGTCTTCGTCTCGCACCGCCTCGAAGAGGTGCTCAATATCTCCGACCGCGTCTACACGATGAAGGATGGCGCCGTCGTTGCCGAACATCGTGCAGCCGAAGTCACCGCGCCTGAGCTGCACGAGATCATGGTCGGGCGCGGCCTGCAGGCCGAATATTACCGCGAGGCCCGCCAGCTCGCGCCGCGCGATATCGTGATGGTCGAGGCCAAGGGGCTTGGCGCCAACGGTTTCTATCACGGCGTCGATCTCTCGATCCGGGCCGGCGAGATTGTCGGCATTGCCGGCGTCGTCGGCTCCGGCCGCGAGGAGGTGACGCGCACCGTTGGCGGCTTCGTCCAGCATGATGCCGGCGAGATGAAAATCGCCGGCGATGCCGTGCGCTTCTCCTCGCCGGAGCCGGCTGTGCGCAAGGGCATCGGCTATGTCCCGCGCGAGCGCCGGCTCGAAGGGCTGGTGATGTTCCTGTCGATCGCGGAGAACATTTCGCTGGCCGATCTCTCCAGCGTCATGCGCCATGGCGCCATCGACTATGGCAAGGAGCGCCGGCTTGCCGCCGACTGGATCAAGCGGCTGCGCATCAAGGCGCCCGGTCCCGATGCCGCCTGCCGCAAGCTCAGCGGCGGCAACCAGCAGAAGGTGGTGCTGGCGCGCTGGATGACGGCGGGCTCGCGCATCCTGGTGCTCGACCATCCCACACGCGGGCTCGATGTCGGCGCCAAGGAAGAGGTCTACGAATTGGTGCGCGACCTCTCCGCGCAAGGCGTGGCGATCCTTTTGATTTCCGACACGCTGGAGGAAACGATCGGTCTGTCGCACCAGGTGCTGGTGATGCGCGACGGTGCAATCACCGCGCGCTTCGATGCCAGTCCGGGCAACAAGCCGAACCAGGTCGATCTTCTCAGGGCAATGGTGTGA